The following are from one region of the Leptospira terpstrae serovar Hualin str. LT 11-33 = ATCC 700639 genome:
- a CDS encoding glycerophosphodiester phosphodiesterase, with protein sequence MYKTQSFRISLLLVCIALYSTNCATVEPPTRLRKEIDLQGHRGARGLKPENTWPAFEEAIKYKMVTLELDTVLTKDKRVVIHHDSETNPVICQNADGTEIKKTSLYELTLAELQTYDCGSKKNPNFPKQIPVPGTKLLSLEEFFEKALATEKKSKEIYEFNIETKFPDDGSAPDSLVKEHTEKLIQIIEKYKVTERSTIQSFDLRTLVVSKLKNPKIKTSALFVPTYFQGFLMTIGLGNGYRETILNVAKDKKADIISPYFLYVTPRFVNESHNKSMLVIPWTVNTEKEMTRLVNCGVDGIISDYPDLLDSVVRKKP encoded by the coding sequence ATGTATAAAACCCAATCATTTAGAATTAGTTTACTCTTAGTTTGCATTGCACTTTATTCCACCAATTGTGCAACAGTGGAACCTCCCACACGTTTACGTAAAGAAATCGATTTACAAGGCCACCGAGGGGCAAGAGGACTCAAACCGGAAAACACTTGGCCCGCTTTTGAAGAAGCGATCAAATATAAAATGGTTACCTTAGAACTTGATACCGTTCTAACCAAAGACAAACGAGTGGTCATTCATCATGATTCCGAAACCAATCCAGTCATTTGTCAAAATGCGGATGGAACAGAGATAAAAAAAACATCTCTTTATGAACTGACTTTGGCTGAGTTACAAACCTATGATTGTGGATCTAAAAAAAATCCAAACTTTCCAAAACAAATTCCTGTTCCTGGAACCAAACTTCTATCCTTAGAAGAATTTTTTGAGAAAGCACTTGCTACGGAAAAAAAATCAAAAGAGATTTATGAATTCAATATTGAAACAAAATTTCCTGATGATGGATCCGCTCCCGATAGTCTGGTAAAAGAACATACGGAAAAACTAATCCAAATCATTGAAAAGTATAAGGTTACGGAAAGGTCCACCATTCAATCGTTTGATCTTCGCACCTTGGTCGTTTCCAAACTAAAAAATCCAAAAATCAAAACAAGTGCCTTGTTCGTTCCTACTTACTTCCAAGGATTTTTAATGACAATTGGTCTAGGAAATGGATATCGAGAAACAATTCTTAATGTAGCAAAAGACAAAAAAGCCGATATCATTTCTCCTTACTTTCTGTATGTAACACCAAGGTTTGTGAATGAGTCGCATAACAAATCAATGTTGGTGATTCCTTGGACTGTAAATACGGAGAAAGAAATGACAAGACTTGTCAATTGTGGAGTGGATGGAATTATCTCTGACTATCCAGATTTATTGGATTCAGTGGTTCGGAAAAAACCTTAA
- a CDS encoding TRL domain-containing protein: MKTKLPFLHSFTLGILVLIGFFINGCVNLGQPQGLGPTGLLYASYSLGLSERNLPKQPLKKGKACIKRYGFLFTSGNASIGTAASAGGIVDIYRIEKEATNYLSLYSSLCTVVWGI; encoded by the coding sequence ATGAAAACAAAACTCCCCTTTTTACATTCATTCACTTTGGGAATTCTGGTTCTCATTGGTTTCTTTATCAACGGTTGTGTAAACTTGGGACAACCACAAGGATTAGGTCCAACAGGACTTTTGTATGCATCCTATTCGTTAGGTTTGTCTGAAAGGAACTTACCCAAACAACCGTTAAAAAAGGGGAAGGCTTGTATAAAACGGTATGGATTTCTTTTTACTTCTGGAAATGCAAGCATTGGTACTGCTGCTAGTGCCGGAGGGATTGTAGATATATATAGAATAGAGAAAGAGGCTACAAACTACCTTTCTCTCTATTCTTCGCTTTGTACTGTGGTTTGGGGAATTTAA
- the pepN gene encoding aminopeptidase N — MKQILHILSLLSIVFVLDCRFKKPVYHLTQSEAESRFEILEDIHYELDVHLTPKDSFEGKVKIRFFGKKLRDLRLDYYEGKIKSIILNEEDLTYLPYKNGHIQLPANSLMIGNNTLTVSFETPYAKTGNGLHKFTDPDDKEVYLYSQFEAFHANKMFPCFDQPDLKATFQLNATVPKNWKVISTTLSQSQTKSINSEEVTHTFPESAKIATYVFSLHAGPYQVWEDKFESIPLRLFVRKSLSKYVDPKDWFTFTKEGFAFFNSYFGIPYPFVKYDQIIVPEFNFGAMENVASVTFSERFVSRAPMTRSQRENLSDVVLHEMAHMWFGNLVTMRWWNGLWLNESFATYMASLAQAKNSEFKETWISFFEKMKQWAYDEDSYITNHPVEAKVSDTEEAFTQFDGITYGKGASVLKQLVYFIGEDAFQRGVQNYLRKYSYSNSTLADFLKELEFASGFPMKKWSKHWLETKGTNQVELTTLCADNQFYWKIVQSAPGLENKLRDHKTVLGLYFFDKPNKQLSFQEVPVIYSGRSTNAIFPVNTCPNYSFINAEDHDFAIWKWTEPNKENLEYVLEFDTDPMRKLILWTDYFRQVQLANITFDEFKDTAIRLYPNEPDTKIKRWILSRLASDNGSTYVTSRFWFPEEKRIRDFDALQTFLWKELNQAKPGSDEQRYLFNSLIDSSYTLTAKKRLYDFLENKLSVTGLKIDQDLRWSLIVKLSSLETNRTQIQAIIDREKKIDPSSRGVNSSLAAEGAEPNRSVKEKWIQILLNPKSSKFSSSTLRVVSYSLFPEHQKDIQLSFLDTYLDALDKFSNGEDENYLDAFAKSLAPDFCTDETLLILKKFTGNHPKLPAPVKKTLLKQIDSEKKCIQIKNKHKELINN; from the coding sequence ATGAAACAGATCTTACATATTCTTTCCCTACTTTCTATCGTTTTCGTTTTGGACTGCCGTTTCAAAAAGCCTGTCTACCACCTAACACAATCTGAAGCTGAAAGTCGATTTGAAATTTTAGAAGACATTCATTATGAATTGGATGTCCATTTAACTCCGAAAGATTCGTTTGAAGGAAAGGTCAAAATCCGTTTTTTTGGAAAAAAACTTAGAGACCTTCGTTTGGATTATTATGAAGGAAAAATTAAATCCATCATCCTAAACGAAGAAGATTTAACATACCTACCTTACAAAAACGGCCACATCCAACTTCCAGCAAATAGCCTAATGATTGGAAATAATACGCTCACTGTTTCATTCGAAACACCTTATGCCAAAACGGGAAACGGCCTTCATAAGTTCACCGATCCAGATGATAAAGAAGTATATCTTTACTCACAATTTGAAGCCTTCCATGCGAACAAAATGTTCCCTTGTTTTGACCAACCAGATCTAAAAGCTACTTTTCAACTTAATGCTACAGTTCCCAAAAATTGGAAAGTGATTTCTACCACTCTTTCTCAATCCCAAACCAAATCTATAAACTCAGAAGAAGTAACTCATACGTTTCCAGAATCAGCAAAAATTGCGACTTATGTTTTTTCACTTCACGCAGGTCCTTACCAAGTATGGGAAGATAAATTTGAATCCATCCCTCTTAGACTTTTTGTTCGAAAGTCACTTAGCAAATACGTAGACCCCAAAGACTGGTTTACCTTTACCAAAGAAGGTTTTGCATTTTTTAATTCTTATTTTGGTATTCCTTATCCATTCGTAAAATACGATCAAATCATTGTACCTGAATTTAATTTTGGGGCTATGGAAAATGTAGCATCCGTTACATTTTCAGAACGATTTGTTTCTCGGGCCCCCATGACAAGATCCCAGAGGGAAAATTTATCTGATGTAGTTTTACATGAAATGGCCCATATGTGGTTTGGAAACTTAGTCACAATGCGATGGTGGAATGGTTTATGGCTGAACGAAAGTTTTGCGACCTATATGGCAAGTTTAGCCCAAGCAAAGAATTCCGAATTTAAAGAAACTTGGATTAGTTTTTTTGAAAAAATGAAACAATGGGCTTATGATGAGGATAGTTATATTACAAACCATCCTGTCGAAGCAAAAGTATCCGACACAGAAGAAGCATTCACCCAATTTGATGGAATCACTTATGGAAAAGGAGCTTCTGTCCTCAAACAATTGGTTTATTTTATAGGGGAAGATGCCTTCCAGAGAGGAGTTCAAAATTACCTTCGTAAGTATTCCTATTCCAATTCTACACTTGCTGACTTTTTAAAAGAACTAGAATTTGCGAGTGGATTTCCTATGAAAAAGTGGTCCAAACATTGGTTGGAAACCAAAGGAACCAACCAAGTAGAACTAACAACTCTCTGTGCGGACAACCAGTTTTATTGGAAAATTGTCCAATCCGCGCCAGGTTTAGAAAATAAACTTAGAGACCATAAAACAGTCCTCGGACTTTACTTTTTTGATAAACCAAACAAACAACTCTCCTTTCAGGAAGTTCCTGTGATTTATTCCGGTCGTTCTACGAACGCTATTTTTCCTGTAAACACTTGTCCAAATTATAGTTTTATCAATGCAGAAGACCATGACTTTGCAATTTGGAAATGGACAGAACCTAACAAAGAAAACTTGGAATATGTATTGGAATTTGATACAGATCCTATGCGAAAACTCATTCTGTGGACAGATTATTTTAGACAAGTACAACTTGCTAATATCACTTTTGATGAATTTAAAGACACTGCTATCCGTTTGTATCCAAATGAACCAGACACAAAAATCAAACGTTGGATTTTATCTCGTTTGGCTTCCGACAACGGTTCCACTTATGTAACTAGTCGTTTTTGGTTTCCAGAAGAAAAACGGATTCGGGACTTTGATGCCTTACAAACTTTTTTATGGAAAGAGCTAAACCAGGCAAAACCAGGAAGTGATGAACAAAGGTATTTATTTAATTCGTTAATTGACTCTAGTTATACGCTCACAGCGAAAAAACGTTTGTATGATTTTTTAGAAAACAAACTCTCTGTCACTGGCTTAAAAATTGACCAAGACTTAAGATGGAGTCTAATCGTAAAACTTAGTTCCTTAGAAACAAATAGAACTCAAATCCAGGCAATCATTGACCGAGAGAAAAAAATTGATCCATCCAGTCGTGGAGTGAACTCAAGTTTGGCGGCAGAAGGGGCTGAACCCAATCGTTCTGTAAAAGAGAAATGGATCCAAATTCTACTGAATCCCAAATCAAGTAAATTCTCCTCCTCAACTTTACGGGTTGTTTCGTATTCCTTATTTCCGGAACATCAAAAAGACATTCAACTTAGTTTTTTAGATACCTATTTGGATGCACTAGACAAGTTCAGTAACGGGGAAGATGAAAATTATTTAGATGCCTTTGCTAAAAGTTTAGCACCTGATTTTTGCACTGATGAAACTCTTCTCATTTTAAAAAAGTTTACTGGCAACCATCCAAAACTTCCTGCACCGGTTAAAAAAACTCTTTTGAAACAAATTGATTCAGAAAAAAAGTGCATCCAAATCAAAAACAAACATAAAGAACTCATTAACAATTAA
- a CDS encoding TRL-like family protein codes for MNRVLSFSILLVLISSLFFIHCASPGFGPRGFLYTKTKIGIFGTGETSKRRATSCVHSVLGLLSYGDASLEFLKSRSKIQNVTETNWTTFAILGIYANLCVEISGNE; via the coding sequence TTGAATCGAGTTTTAAGTTTTTCTATTTTACTAGTTTTAATCTCTAGTTTGTTTTTCATCCACTGTGCCTCCCCTGGTTTTGGTCCCAGGGGATTTTTGTATACAAAGACAAAAATCGGAATTTTTGGTACAGGGGAAACTTCAAAACGAAGGGCTACTTCTTGTGTACACTCTGTACTTGGTCTTTTATCTTATGGTGATGCTTCTTTGGAATTTTTAAAGTCTAGATCGAAAATTCAAAATGTCACCGAGACAAATTGGACAACTTTTGCCATCCTCGGTATTTATGCGAATTTATGTGTAGAAATCTCAGGAAACGAATGA